Proteins encoded within one genomic window of Lynx canadensis isolate LIC74 chromosome B2, mLynCan4.pri.v2, whole genome shotgun sequence:
- the RWDD2A gene encoding RWD domain-containing protein 2A — protein sequence MSASMKECLQLQLLEMEMLFSMFPNQGEVKLEDVNVLTNIKRYLEGKREALPPKIEFVITLQIEEPKVKIDLQVTMPHSYPYVALQLFGRSPELDRQQQLLLNKGLTSYIGTFDPGELCVCAAIQWLQDNSASYFLNRKLVYEPSTQAKPVKNTFLRMWIYSHHIYQQDLRKKILDVGKRLDVTGFCMTGKPGIICVEGFKEHCEEFWHTIRYPNWKHISCKHAESVETEGNGEDLRLFHSFEELLLEAHGDYGLRNDYHMNLGQFLEFLKKHKSEHVFQILFGIESKSSDS from the exons ATGTCCGCTTCAATGAAAGAATGCCTGCAGCTTCAGCTGCTAGAGATGGAAATGCTGTTCTCTATGTTTCCTAACCAAGGAGAAGTAAAACTCGAAGATGTAAATGTCCTGACGAATATAAAGagatatttggaaggaaaaagggaggcgCTGCCACCCAAAATCGAATTTGTGATTACACTCCAGATTGAGGAGCCCAAG gtGAAAATTGATTTGCAAGTAACCATGCCTCACAGCTACCCCTATGTAGCATTGCAGCTGTTTGGACGGTCTCCTGAGCTTGACAGACAACAGCAACTACTTCTCAACAAAGGTCTCACTTCTTACATAGGGACTTTTGATCCAGGCGAGCTCTGTGTATGTGCAGCAATCCAGTGGTTACAGGACAACAGTGCCTCCTATTTTCTGAACAGAAAGCTCGTTTATGAACCGTCTACACAAGCAAAGCCAGTCAAGAACACATTCCTCCGGATGTGGATCTACAGCCACCACATATATCAGCAGGACCtaagaaaaaagattttggaTGTTGGGAAAAGGTTAGATGTGACTGGGTTTTGCATGACAGGAAAGCCGGGTATAATCTGTGTGGAGGGCTTCAAGGAGCACTGTGAGGAATTCTGGCACACAATTAGGTATCCCAACTGGAAACACATTTCTTGTAAGCATGCTGAAAGTGTGGAAACGGAAGGAAATGGAGAGGATCTGCgccttttccattcttttgaagAATTACTCCTTGAGGCCCATGGTGACTATGGATTAAGGAATGACTATCACATGAATCTGGGCCAATTCTTAGAATTTctgaaaaaacacaaaagtgaGCATGTTTTCCAGATATTATTTGGTATTGAAAGTAAAAGTTCAGACTCCTAG